The proteins below come from a single Miscanthus floridulus cultivar M001 chromosome 1, ASM1932011v1, whole genome shotgun sequence genomic window:
- the LOC136492701 gene encoding transcription termination factor MTEF1, chloroplastic-like isoform X2, whose protein sequence is MLHLRNCLLPLLRAASPLPFPVHPHECRLLSTSPSPSPAPFSLEDYLVASCGLAPAQAREVSKKAFHELSRVYKRPLEELSYCRLISASNPDAILDLLSGAGLSRADIAAAVSADPLLLRASVKNIAPRLVALRDRVGLSTPQIAGFLLVGSLALRKVDVVPKLEFFISFYGSFEQVLVAAKKCKGLLTASLERVIKPNIALFRQWGVGEIARLCLEKPWVLTFNRERVKEVLLLAEELGVPTTSRMFRHAVAAVADISKEKVAAKLEFFKRTLCCSESEVLIAVSKMPKILGLSDENIVRKIEFLINEAAMEPQYIVERPVLLSYSLEKRLVPRHYVMKVLQEKGLLNRNMRFSSLAVIGEETFKSKFIDCHMDSVPGLADAYAAVRAGIIPYRV, encoded by the coding sequence ATGCTGCACCTACGAAATTGCCTCCTCCCTCTGCTCCGCGCCGCATCCCCGCTACCCTTCCCCGTCCACCCCCATGAGTGCCGCCTCCTCTccacctccccctccccctcccctgcGCCCTTCTCCCTCGAGGACTACCTCGTTGCGTCCTGCGGCCTCGCCCCAGCCCAAGCCCGCGAGGTGTCCAAGAAGGCGTTCCACGAATTATCCAGAGTATACAAGAGACCATTAGAGGAGCTCTCCTACTGTCGCCTCATCTCCGCCTCCAACCCCGATGCCATCCTCGACTTGCTCTCAGGCGCCGGCCTCTCCCGCGCGGAcatcgccgccgccgtctccgcGGACCCGCTGCTCCTCCGTGCTTCCGTGAAAAACATCGCCCCCCGCCTTGTTGCTCTCCGCGACCGGGTCGGTCTGTCTACTCCCCAGATAGCTGGCTTCCTCTTGGTCGGCTCACTCGCTCTCCGCAAGGTCGACGTCGTTCCAAAGCTCGAGTTCTTCATCTCCTTCTATGGCTCGTTTGAGCAAGTCCTGGTGGCCGCAAAGAAGTGCAAGGGCCTCCTCACGGCGAGCCTTGAGAGGGTAATCAAGCCTAACATAGCTTTGTTTCGCCAGTGGGGTGTTGGAGAAATTGCTAGGCTGTGTTTAGAAAAACCGTGGGTGCTTACCTTCAACCGGGAACGTGTGAAGGAAGTTTTGCTACTTGCAGAAGAACTTGGGGTGCCTACCACTTCGCGGATGTTTAGGCACGCAGTGGCCGCCGTTGCCGATATTTCCAAAGAGAAGGTTGCTGCCAAGCTTGAGTTCTTTAAGAGGACTCTTTGTTGTTCTGAGTCTGAGGTTTTGATTGCAGTGTCCAAGATGCCAAAAATATTAGGATTATCTGACGAGAATATTGTACGCAAGATTGAGTTCCTAATCAATGAGGCTGCAATGGAGCCACAATATATTGTTGAAAGGCCTGTACTGCTCTCCTACAGCCTGGAGAAGCGGCTAGTGCCGAGGCATTATGTCATGAAGGTTCTGCAGGAAAAGGGATTGCTGAATAGAAATATGAGGTTTTCCTCATTAGCTGTAATTGGAGAGGAGACTTTCAAATCGAAGTTCATCGACTGTCACATGGACTCTGTTCCTGGCCTTGCAGATGCTTATGCTGCAGTTCGTGCTGGTATTATACCCTATAGAGTGTaa
- the LOC136492701 gene encoding transcription termination factor MTEF1, chloroplastic-like isoform X1 has protein sequence MLHLRNCLLPLLRAASPLPFPVHPHECRLLSTSPSPSPAPFSLEDYLVASCGLAPAQAREVSKKAFHELSRVYKRPLEELSYCRLISASNPDAILDLLSGAGLSRADIAAAVSADPLLLRASVKNIAPRLVALRDRVGLSTPQIAGFLLVGSLALRKVDVVPKLEFFISFYGSFEQVLVAAKKCKGLLTASLERVIKPNIALFRQWGVGEIARLCLEKPWVLTFNRERVKEVLLLAEELGVPTTSRMFRHAVAAVADISKEKVAAKLEFFKRTLCCSESEVLIAVSKMPKILGLSDENIVRKIEFLINEAAMEPQYIVERPVLLSYSLEKRLVPRHYVMKVLQEKGLLNRNMRFSSLAVIGEETFKSKFIDCHMDSVPGLADAYAAVRAARKTNKCFMEAMQANAMML, from the coding sequence ATGCTGCACCTACGAAATTGCCTCCTCCCTCTGCTCCGCGCCGCATCCCCGCTACCCTTCCCCGTCCACCCCCATGAGTGCCGCCTCCTCTccacctccccctccccctcccctgcGCCCTTCTCCCTCGAGGACTACCTCGTTGCGTCCTGCGGCCTCGCCCCAGCCCAAGCCCGCGAGGTGTCCAAGAAGGCGTTCCACGAATTATCCAGAGTATACAAGAGACCATTAGAGGAGCTCTCCTACTGTCGCCTCATCTCCGCCTCCAACCCCGATGCCATCCTCGACTTGCTCTCAGGCGCCGGCCTCTCCCGCGCGGAcatcgccgccgccgtctccgcGGACCCGCTGCTCCTCCGTGCTTCCGTGAAAAACATCGCCCCCCGCCTTGTTGCTCTCCGCGACCGGGTCGGTCTGTCTACTCCCCAGATAGCTGGCTTCCTCTTGGTCGGCTCACTCGCTCTCCGCAAGGTCGACGTCGTTCCAAAGCTCGAGTTCTTCATCTCCTTCTATGGCTCGTTTGAGCAAGTCCTGGTGGCCGCAAAGAAGTGCAAGGGCCTCCTCACGGCGAGCCTTGAGAGGGTAATCAAGCCTAACATAGCTTTGTTTCGCCAGTGGGGTGTTGGAGAAATTGCTAGGCTGTGTTTAGAAAAACCGTGGGTGCTTACCTTCAACCGGGAACGTGTGAAGGAAGTTTTGCTACTTGCAGAAGAACTTGGGGTGCCTACCACTTCGCGGATGTTTAGGCACGCAGTGGCCGCCGTTGCCGATATTTCCAAAGAGAAGGTTGCTGCCAAGCTTGAGTTCTTTAAGAGGACTCTTTGTTGTTCTGAGTCTGAGGTTTTGATTGCAGTGTCCAAGATGCCAAAAATATTAGGATTATCTGACGAGAATATTGTACGCAAGATTGAGTTCCTAATCAATGAGGCTGCAATGGAGCCACAATATATTGTTGAAAGGCCTGTACTGCTCTCCTACAGCCTGGAGAAGCGGCTAGTGCCGAGGCATTATGTCATGAAGGTTCTGCAGGAAAAGGGATTGCTGAATAGAAATATGAGGTTTTCCTCATTAGCTGTAATTGGAGAGGAGACTTTCAAATCGAAGTTCATCGACTGTCACATGGACTCTGTTCCTGGCCTTGCAGATGCTTATGCTGCAGTTCGTGCTG
- the LOC136493243 gene encoding uncharacterized protein isoform X1: MQQRSCSCLMESDAVLEDAAAAAGEGVEEQQGEVEVVVPIGAQKHDPAWKHCIMVRSDGRLRLKCAYCGKHFLGGGIHRFKEHLARRPGNACCCPKVPRDVQDTMLRSLDAVAAKKMQRKLAAASAPPASVSTASGGNGSPIHMIPLNEVLDFEPMPLEEQRHPVPEGSMRGGSSGKKKRKQMTYAPALPLIPQTRPQHVPPTPQTNLLHGLQHVPPTPQTNPLHQVVMAVDAVAPAEHFEHAAPSEKEQVSVAVGRFLYDAGVPLEAVNSVYFQPMLEAIAAAGGRPEVLSYHDVRGHVLKRSLDDVMSRLEFFRGSWTRTGCSVLADEWITEKGRTLINFSVYCPEGTMFLKSVDATSIVTSSDALYELLKSIVEEVGEKKVVQVITNNSEIHAAAGKKLGETFPTLFWSPCTFQCVDGMLEDFSKVEAISEIISNAKAITGFVYNSAYALNLMKKYLHGKDLLVPAETRAAMNFVTLKNMYSLREALQAMVNSDEWIDLLPKKGGIEAINLVNSLEFWNSCAAVIHITEPLVHLLKLVSSNKRPSMGYVYAGLYKAKAAIKKELVSKNDYMVYWNIIDWRWDNQTPQPPHSAGFILNPLFFYGIRGDISNGIFSGMLDCIERLVSDVKIQDKIQRELHMYRSETAGDFRRQMAVRSRRTLPPAEWWYTYGGACPNLTRLAVRILSQTCSARGCDRTNIPFEQVHDERMNSFERQRMHDLTFVQYNLRLQQRQQRKVKAFDPLSVDYIDVVDDWVVDRCAMFSGPAEQPNWMEINQSANRITSREPTEDEFESFIEGVDDEMIQGAAQGFQEEDNDPACG, translated from the exons ATGCAGCAGCGCTCGTGCTCTTGCCTGATGGAGAGCGACGCGGTTCTGGaggatgcggcggcggcggcgggggaagGGGTGGAGGAGCAGCAGGGGGAAGTGGAGGTGGTGGTGCCGATCGGCGCGCAGAAGCACGACCCGGCGTGGAAGCACTGCATCATGGTGCGCTCCGACGGCCGGCTGCGCCTCAAGTGCGCCTACTGCGGCAAGCACTTCCTCGGCGGCGGCATCCACCGCTTCAAGGAGCACCTGGCCCGCCGCCCCGGGAACGCCTGCTGCTGCCCCAAGGTGCCCCGCGACGTGCAGGACACCATGCTCCGTAGCCTCGACGCCGTCGCCGCCAAGAAGATGCAGCGCAAGCTCGCCGCCGCCAGCGCACCGCCCGCCTCTGTCTCTACCGCTAGCGGGGGCAACGGCAGCCCCATCCACATGATCCCGCTCAACGAGGTGCTCGATTTCGAGCCCATGCCGCTCGAGGAGCAGAGGCATCCGGTTCCGGAGGGCAGCATGAGGGGGGGTAGCAGCGgtaagaagaagaggaagcagaTGACCTACGCCCCTGCTCTGCCACTTATACCCCAGACTCGGCCGCAGCATGTTCCGCCTACTCCTCAGACCAATCTTCTTCATGGGCTGCAGCATGTTCCGCCTACTCCTCAGACCAATCCTCTTCATCAGGTTGTGATGGCAGTGGACGCAGTGGCACCGGCAGAGCATTTCGAACATGCTGCCCCCTCGGAGAAGGAGCAGGTTTCCGTGGCAGTTGGGAGGTTCTTGTATGACGCTGGTGTGCCATTGGAAGCAGTGAACTCAGTCTACTTCCAGCCGATGCTTGAGGCCATTGCGGCGGCAGGAGGGAGGCCTGAGGTGCTCTCTTACCATGACGTTCGCGGTCACGTTCTTAAGAGGTCACTCGACGATGTGATGTCTCGCTTGGAGTTCTTCAGGGGTTCATGGACCAGGACGGGCTGCTCGGTGTTGGCTGATGAGTGGATCACTGAAAAAGGCAGAACCTTGATAAACTTCTCCGTGTATTGCCCGGAAGGTACTATGTTCCTCAAGTCTGTGGATGCAACCAGCATTGTCACATCTTCAGATGCACTGTACGAGTTACTGAAAAGTATTGTTGAGGAGGTTGGCGAGAAAAAAGTCGTCCAAGTGATCACAAACAATTCTGAGATCCACGCAGCTGCAGGAAAAAAGCTAGGCGAAACATTTCCCACATTGTTCTGGTCTCCATGCACTTTCCAGTGTGTTGATGGCATGCTCGAAGATTTCAGCAAGGTGGAGGCAATCAGTGAGATAATAAGCAATGCAAAGGCCATCACGGGATTTGTCTACAACAGCGCATATGCGTTGAATCTGATGAAGAAGTATCTGCATGGGAAGGATCTGCTAGTTCCTGCAGAGACTCGTGCGGCTATGAACTTTGTGACATTGAAGAACATGTACAGTTTGAGGGAGGCTTTGCAAGCTATGGTCAACTCAGATGAATGGATAGACTTGCTGCCAAAGAAAGGAGGGATTGAAGCAATCAATCTTGTTAATAGTTTGGAGTTTTGGAACTCTTGTGCTGCCGTCATTCACATCACCGAGCCACTTGTGCACCTTCTTAAGCTAGTCAGTAGCAACAAGAGGCCTTCTATGGGGTACGTATATGCTGGATTGTACAAGGCCAAAGCGGCAATCAAGAAAGAGCTGGTGAGTAAGAACGACTACATGGTTTACTGGAATATTATCGACTGGAGATGGGACAACCAGACACCACAGCCACCTCATTCAGCTGGCTTCATCCTGAACCCTCTATTTTTTTATGGAATTCGAGGTGACATATCAAACGGAATCTTCTCAGGAATGCTAGACTGCATAGAAAGGCTGGTATCTGATGTGAAAATCCAAGATAAAATACAGCGAGAACTCCACATGTACCGGAGTGAAACAGCAGGGGATTTTCGTAGGCAGATGGCTGTCAGATCTAGACGAACTTTACCTCCTG CTGAATGGTGGTATACATATGGAGGAGCTTGCCCAAATTTAACACGTCTAGCGGTCCGTATTCTCAGTCAAACCTGCAGCGCTAGAGGATGTGACCGGACGAACATTCCTTTTGAACAAGTTCATGACGAAAGAATGAATAGTTTTGAGCGTCAGCGAATGCATGATCTCACTTTTGTACAATACAACCTACGGCTGCAGCAAAG ACAACAACGCAAGGTGAAAGCATTTGATCCTCTCTCAGTGGACTACATAGACGTAGTTGATGACTGGGTTGTGGATAGATGTGCAATGTTCTCTGGCCCAGCTGAGCAGCCAAACTGGATGGAAATTAATCAATCAGCCAACCGAATCACATCAAGGGAACCAACTGAAGATGAATTTGAATCCTTCATTGAAG GAGTTGATGACGAAATGATCCAAGGTGCTGCGCAGGGCTTCCAGGAAGAAGACAATGATCCTGCTTGTGGCTGA
- the LOC136493243 gene encoding uncharacterized protein isoform X2 — MESDAVLEDAAAAAGEGVEEQQGEVEVVVPIGAQKHDPAWKHCIMVRSDGRLRLKCAYCGKHFLGGGIHRFKEHLARRPGNACCCPKVPRDVQDTMLRSLDAVAAKKMQRKLAAASAPPASVSTASGGNGSPIHMIPLNEVLDFEPMPLEEQRHPVPEGSMRGGSSGKKKRKQMTYAPALPLIPQTRPQHVPPTPQTNLLHGLQHVPPTPQTNPLHQVVMAVDAVAPAEHFEHAAPSEKEQVSVAVGRFLYDAGVPLEAVNSVYFQPMLEAIAAAGGRPEVLSYHDVRGHVLKRSLDDVMSRLEFFRGSWTRTGCSVLADEWITEKGRTLINFSVYCPEGTMFLKSVDATSIVTSSDALYELLKSIVEEVGEKKVVQVITNNSEIHAAAGKKLGETFPTLFWSPCTFQCVDGMLEDFSKVEAISEIISNAKAITGFVYNSAYALNLMKKYLHGKDLLVPAETRAAMNFVTLKNMYSLREALQAMVNSDEWIDLLPKKGGIEAINLVNSLEFWNSCAAVIHITEPLVHLLKLVSSNKRPSMGYVYAGLYKAKAAIKKELVSKNDYMVYWNIIDWRWDNQTPQPPHSAGFILNPLFFYGIRGDISNGIFSGMLDCIERLVSDVKIQDKIQRELHMYRSETAGDFRRQMAVRSRRTLPPAEWWYTYGGACPNLTRLAVRILSQTCSARGCDRTNIPFEQVHDERMNSFERQRMHDLTFVQYNLRLQQRQQRKVKAFDPLSVDYIDVVDDWVVDRCAMFSGPAEQPNWMEINQSANRITSREPTEDEFESFIEGVDDEMIQGAAQGFQEEDNDPACG, encoded by the exons ATGGAGAGCGACGCGGTTCTGGaggatgcggcggcggcggcgggggaagGGGTGGAGGAGCAGCAGGGGGAAGTGGAGGTGGTGGTGCCGATCGGCGCGCAGAAGCACGACCCGGCGTGGAAGCACTGCATCATGGTGCGCTCCGACGGCCGGCTGCGCCTCAAGTGCGCCTACTGCGGCAAGCACTTCCTCGGCGGCGGCATCCACCGCTTCAAGGAGCACCTGGCCCGCCGCCCCGGGAACGCCTGCTGCTGCCCCAAGGTGCCCCGCGACGTGCAGGACACCATGCTCCGTAGCCTCGACGCCGTCGCCGCCAAGAAGATGCAGCGCAAGCTCGCCGCCGCCAGCGCACCGCCCGCCTCTGTCTCTACCGCTAGCGGGGGCAACGGCAGCCCCATCCACATGATCCCGCTCAACGAGGTGCTCGATTTCGAGCCCATGCCGCTCGAGGAGCAGAGGCATCCGGTTCCGGAGGGCAGCATGAGGGGGGGTAGCAGCGgtaagaagaagaggaagcagaTGACCTACGCCCCTGCTCTGCCACTTATACCCCAGACTCGGCCGCAGCATGTTCCGCCTACTCCTCAGACCAATCTTCTTCATGGGCTGCAGCATGTTCCGCCTACTCCTCAGACCAATCCTCTTCATCAGGTTGTGATGGCAGTGGACGCAGTGGCACCGGCAGAGCATTTCGAACATGCTGCCCCCTCGGAGAAGGAGCAGGTTTCCGTGGCAGTTGGGAGGTTCTTGTATGACGCTGGTGTGCCATTGGAAGCAGTGAACTCAGTCTACTTCCAGCCGATGCTTGAGGCCATTGCGGCGGCAGGAGGGAGGCCTGAGGTGCTCTCTTACCATGACGTTCGCGGTCACGTTCTTAAGAGGTCACTCGACGATGTGATGTCTCGCTTGGAGTTCTTCAGGGGTTCATGGACCAGGACGGGCTGCTCGGTGTTGGCTGATGAGTGGATCACTGAAAAAGGCAGAACCTTGATAAACTTCTCCGTGTATTGCCCGGAAGGTACTATGTTCCTCAAGTCTGTGGATGCAACCAGCATTGTCACATCTTCAGATGCACTGTACGAGTTACTGAAAAGTATTGTTGAGGAGGTTGGCGAGAAAAAAGTCGTCCAAGTGATCACAAACAATTCTGAGATCCACGCAGCTGCAGGAAAAAAGCTAGGCGAAACATTTCCCACATTGTTCTGGTCTCCATGCACTTTCCAGTGTGTTGATGGCATGCTCGAAGATTTCAGCAAGGTGGAGGCAATCAGTGAGATAATAAGCAATGCAAAGGCCATCACGGGATTTGTCTACAACAGCGCATATGCGTTGAATCTGATGAAGAAGTATCTGCATGGGAAGGATCTGCTAGTTCCTGCAGAGACTCGTGCGGCTATGAACTTTGTGACATTGAAGAACATGTACAGTTTGAGGGAGGCTTTGCAAGCTATGGTCAACTCAGATGAATGGATAGACTTGCTGCCAAAGAAAGGAGGGATTGAAGCAATCAATCTTGTTAATAGTTTGGAGTTTTGGAACTCTTGTGCTGCCGTCATTCACATCACCGAGCCACTTGTGCACCTTCTTAAGCTAGTCAGTAGCAACAAGAGGCCTTCTATGGGGTACGTATATGCTGGATTGTACAAGGCCAAAGCGGCAATCAAGAAAGAGCTGGTGAGTAAGAACGACTACATGGTTTACTGGAATATTATCGACTGGAGATGGGACAACCAGACACCACAGCCACCTCATTCAGCTGGCTTCATCCTGAACCCTCTATTTTTTTATGGAATTCGAGGTGACATATCAAACGGAATCTTCTCAGGAATGCTAGACTGCATAGAAAGGCTGGTATCTGATGTGAAAATCCAAGATAAAATACAGCGAGAACTCCACATGTACCGGAGTGAAACAGCAGGGGATTTTCGTAGGCAGATGGCTGTCAGATCTAGACGAACTTTACCTCCTG CTGAATGGTGGTATACATATGGAGGAGCTTGCCCAAATTTAACACGTCTAGCGGTCCGTATTCTCAGTCAAACCTGCAGCGCTAGAGGATGTGACCGGACGAACATTCCTTTTGAACAAGTTCATGACGAAAGAATGAATAGTTTTGAGCGTCAGCGAATGCATGATCTCACTTTTGTACAATACAACCTACGGCTGCAGCAAAG ACAACAACGCAAGGTGAAAGCATTTGATCCTCTCTCAGTGGACTACATAGACGTAGTTGATGACTGGGTTGTGGATAGATGTGCAATGTTCTCTGGCCCAGCTGAGCAGCCAAACTGGATGGAAATTAATCAATCAGCCAACCGAATCACATCAAGGGAACCAACTGAAGATGAATTTGAATCCTTCATTGAAG GAGTTGATGACGAAATGATCCAAGGTGCTGCGCAGGGCTTCCAGGAAGAAGACAATGATCCTGCTTGTGGCTGA
- the LOC136493439 gene encoding L-type lectin-domain containing receptor kinase SIT2-like, which produces MPAAALAVRVVVLLLLARGGSGSAAVEFVLTGFARDNVTTSGTAVLTSSGLLQLTNETNEVFGHGFHPVPLRFKDPSTGAPRSFSTTFVIAMVPRHEDSHGHGIAFALAPSVAVPGALAGKYLGLFNTSDNMGTLRSEVVAVELDTAMDVEFNDTNNNHVGIDVGGLWSANSTAAGYYTDGDVGRFAGISLVSGEPLQVWVEYDGATMRLEVTVAPARKPRPSLPLVSSIVNLSSAVADDTYVGFTAANGAASSFHYVLGWSFRLGGGRATDLDLSKLPSVPTSRSSKKTPSQLLVVTLSLAVVVALLLASVAVAVLVFRRRRFAEEEEDWEIEYGPHRIRYKDLHAATRGFRDVIGEGGFGRVYHGVLRRPAAAEVAVKKVSHDSRQGLREFVSEIASMSRLRHRNLVQLLGYCRRRGELILVYDYMVNGSLDRRLFDAGAKPVLSWEQRGKIIRDVAAGLLYLHEGWEQVVVHRDIKSANVLLDADMNGKLSDFGLARLYDHGSNPQTTHVIGTLGYLAPEMSKTGKATTSTDVFAFGAFLLEVACGRRPMERNDDLDSPGLVDLVLECWKAGRMVEARDPKIGKCDEADVELVLKLGLLCSHPDPRCRPSMRQAVQILEGAAPVPETPPKDLASNNRLFYGYSESFDEFATMFPETSEVTSVTTQPSSSHSTGEEQQVSSGSG; this is translated from the coding sequence ATGCCAGCGGCCGCTCTTGCCGTGCGGGTGGTCGTcctgctcctcctcgcccgaggcggaTCCGGATCAGCAGCCGTCGAGTTCGTGCTCACCGGCTTCGCGCGCGACAACGTCACGACCAGCGGCACGGCCGTCCTCACCTCCTCCGGCCTCCTGCAGCTCACCAACGAGACCAACGAGGTGTTCGGGCACGGCTTCCACCCCGTGCCGCTCCGCTTCAAGGACCCCTCCACGGGCGCGCCGCGCTCTTTCTCCACCACCTTCGTGATCGCCATGGTGCCGCGGCACGAGGACTCGCACGGCCACGGCATCGCCTTCGCGCTCGCGCCGTCGGTGGCCGTGCCGGGAGCCCTGGCAGGGAAGTACCTCGGCCTCTTCAACACGTCTGACAACATGGGAACGCTTAGGAGTGAGGTCGTCGCCGTCGAGCTCGACACGGCGATGGATGTCGAGTTTAACGACACCAACAACAACCACGTCGGCATCGACGTTGGCGGCTTGTGGTCCGCGAACTCGACAGCCGCGGGGTACTACACCGACGGCGACGTTGGCAGGTTCGCCGGCATCAGCCTCGTGAGCGGGGAGCCCCTACAGGTGTGGGTCGAGTACGACGGCGCGACCATGCGCCTGGAGGTGACTGTGGCGCCGGCGCGCAAGCCCCGGCCGTCCCTCCCGCTCGTGTCTTCCATCGTCAACCTCTCGTCGGCCGTGGCCGACGACACGTACGTCGGGTTCACGGCGGCGAACGGCGCGGCCTCGAGCTTTCACTACGTTCTTGGCTGGAGTTTCCGCCTAGGCGGCGGCCGCGCGACGGACCTCGACCTCTCGAAGCTCCCGTCTGTCCCGACGTCAAGGTCGTCCAAGAAGACGCCGTCGCAGCTACTGGTCGTCACGCTGTCCCTGGCTGTCGTCGTGGCACTCCTCCTAGCGTCGGTGGCAGTCGCGGTGCTCGTCTTCAGGCGCCGGCGGTtcgccgaggaggaagaggactgGGAGATAGAGTACGGCCCTCACCGGATCAGGTACAAGGACCTCCACGCGGCGACCAGGGGTTTCCGCGACGTCATCGGCGAAGGCGGCTTCGGCCGCGTGTACCACGGCGTGCTCCGACGGCCGGCGGCTGCCGAGGTCGCCGTTAAGAAGGTGTCCCACGACTCCCGGCAGGGGCTGCGCGAGTTCGTGTCCGAGATCGCGAGCATGAGCCGGCTGCGACACCGCAATCTGGTGCAGCTCCTCGGCTACTGCCGGCGGCGGGGCGAGCTAATACTAGTCTACGACTACATGGTCAACGGCAGTCTCGACAGGCGCCTGTTCGACGCCGGCGCCAAGCCGGTGCTGAGCTGGGAGCAGCGCGGCAAGATCATCCGGGACGTGGCCGCCGGGCTGCTGTACCTGCACGAGGGGTGGGAGCAGGTCGTGGTGCACCGCGACATCAAGTCCGCCAACGTGCTCCTCGACGCCGACATGAACGGCAAGCTCAGCGACTTCGGCCTCGCGCGGCTGTACGACCACGGCAGCAACCCGCAGACGACGCACGTCATCGGGACGCTGGGGTACCTcgcgccggagatgagcaagacGGGCAAGGCCACCACGAGCACCGACGTGTTCGCGTTCGGCGCCTTCCTGCTCGAGGTGGCGTGCGGCCGGCGGCCCATGGAGCGCAACGACGACCTCGACTCGCCGGGGCTCGTCGACCTCGTCCTCGAGTGCTGGAAGGCCGGGAGGATGGTGGAAGCCAGGGACCCAAAGATTGGCAAGTGCGACGAGGCCGACGTCGAGCTGGTGCTCAAGCTCGGCCTGCTCTGCTCTCACCCTGATCCCCGGTGCCGGCCGAGCATGAGGCAAGCCGTGcagatcctcgaaggcgccgcgCCGGTGCCGGAGACGCCGCCGAAAGATTTAGCCAGCAACAACAGGTTGTTCTACGGATACAGCGAGTCTTTCGACGAGTTCGCCACCATGTTCCCAGAGACGTCGGAGGTCACCAGCGTCACCACGCAGCCGTCTTCCTCACACTCCACCGGCGAGGAGCAGCAGGTCTCCTCCGGCTCCGGCTGA